From the genome of Triticum aestivum cultivar Chinese Spring chromosome 3B, IWGSC CS RefSeq v2.1, whole genome shotgun sequence, one region includes:
- the LOC123072402 gene encoding NADH-ubiquinone oxidoreductase chain 2-like, protein MWAPDIYEGSPTPVTAFLSIAPKISISANMSRVSIVASYGGTLQQIFFFCSIASMILGALAAMAQTKVKRPLAHSSIGHVGYIRAGFSCGTIEGIQSLLIGIFIYASMTIDAFAIVPALRQTRVKYIADLGALAKTNPISAMTFSITMFSYAGIPPLAGFCSKFYLFFAALGCGAYFLAPVGVVTSVIGRWAAGRLP, encoded by the coding sequence ATGTGGGCACCTGATATCTATGAGGGTTCACCCACCCCGGTGACAGCATTCCTTTCTATTGCGCCTAAAATCTCTATTTCTGCAAATATGTCACgtgtttctattgttgcttccTATGGGGGTACATTACAACAAATCTTCTTTTTCTGCAGCATTGCTTCTATGATCTTAGGAGCACTGGCCGCCATGGCCCAAACGAAAGTCAAAAGACCTCTAGCTCATAGTTCGATTGGACATGTAGGTTATATTCGTGCTGGTTTCTCATGTGGAACCATAGAAGGAATTCAATCACTACTAATTGGTATATTTATTTATGCATCAATGACGATAGATGCATTCGCCATAGTTCCAGCATTACGGCAAACCCGTGTCAAATATATAGCGGATTTGGGCGCTCTAGCCAAAACGAATCCTATTTCGGCTATGACCTTCTCCATTACAATGTTCTCATACGCAGGAATACCCCCGTTAGCCGGCTTTTGTAGCAAATTCTATTTGTTCTTCGCCGCTTTGGGTTGTGGGGCTTACTTCCTAGCCCCAGTGGGAGTAGTGACTAGCGTTATAGGTCGTTGGGCGGCCGGAAGGTTGCCATGA